A genomic segment from Cervus elaphus chromosome 14, mCerEla1.1, whole genome shotgun sequence encodes:
- the LOC122707671 gene encoding NADH-cytochrome b5 reductase 1: protein MGLQPSPVLLASLGVGLLTLLGVALGAYLVRRSRRPPVTLLDPNEKYRLRLLDKTTVNHNTKRFRFALPTAHHVLGLPVGKHVYLSARIDGSLVIRPYTPVTSDEDQGYVDLVIKVYLKGVHPKFPEGGKMSQYLDSLKIGDVVEFRGPSGLLTYAGKGKFNIQPNKKAPPEARMARNLGMIAGGTGITPMLQLIRAILKDPEDPTHCFLLFANQTEKDIILREDLEELQARHPNRFKLWFTLDHPPEGWAYSKGFVSADMIREHLPAPGEDVLLLLCGPPPMVQLACHPNLDKLGYSPKMRFTY, encoded by the exons ATGGGGCTGCAGCCG AGCCCGGTCCTGCTGGCCTCCCTGGGCGTGGGGCTGCTGACACTGCTCGGCGTGGCTCTGGGCGCCTACCTAGTGCGGAGGTCCCGCCGGCCGCCGGTCACGCTCCTGGACCCCAACGAGAAGTACCGGCTGCGACTGCTAGACAAGACG ACCGTGAACCACAACACCAAGAGGTTCCGCTTTGCCCTGCCCACGGCTCACCACGTTCTGGGGCTGCCTGTGG GCAAACATGTCTACCTCTCTGCCCGGATCGACGGCAGCCTGGTCATCAGGCCGTACACTCCCGTCACCAGCGATGAGGACCAGGGCTACGTGGATCTTGTCATCAAG GTCTATCTGAAGGGTGTGCACCCCAAATTTCCTGAGGGGGGGAAGATGTCTCAGTACCTGGATAGCCTGAAGATTGGGGATGTGGTGGAGTTTCGAGGGCCAAGTGGGCTGCTCACTTACGCCGGAAAAG GGAAATTTAACATCCAGCCCAACAAAAAGGCTCCACCAGAAGCACGCATGGCTAGGAACCTGGGAATGATTGCCGGAGGCACAG GAATCACTCCGATGCTGCAGCTGATCCGGGCCATCCTGAAAGACCCCGAAGATCCTACCCACTGCTTTCTGCTGTTTGCCAACCAG ACTGAAAAGGACATAATCTTACGAGAGGACTTGGAGGAGCTGCAGGCCCGACACCCCAACCGCTTTAAGCTCTGGTTCACTCTGGATCACCCCCCAGAAG GTTGGGCCTACAGCAAGGGCTTCGTCTCCGCGGACATGATCCGGGAGCACCTGCCCGCTCCCGGGGAGgacgtgctgctgctgctctgtgGGCCACCCCCGATGGTGCAGCTGGCCTGCCACCCCAACCTGGACAAACTGGGCTACTCGCCAAAGATGCGCTTCACCTACTGA
- the ADIPOR1 gene encoding adiponectin receptor protein 1, with protein MSSHKGPAVAQGNGAPASNRAADTVELAELGPLLEEKGKRAVTSPTKAEEEQACPGPQEEEEEVRVLTLPLQAHHAMEKMEEFVYKVWEGRWRVIPYDVLPDWLKDNDYLLHGHRPPMPSFRACFRSIFRIHTETGNIWTHLLGFVLFLFLGILTMLRPNMYFMAPLQEKVVFGMFFLGAVLCLSFSWLFHTVYCHSEKVSRTFSKLDYSGIALLIMGSFVPWLYYSFYCSPQPRLIYLSIVCVLGISAIIVAQWDRFATPKHRQTRAGVFLGLGLSGVVPTMHFTIAEGFVKATTVGQMGWFFLMAVMYITGAGLYAARIPERFFPGKFDIWFQSHQIFHVLVVAAAFVHFYGVSNLQEFRYGLEGGCTDDSLL; from the exons ATGTCGTCTCACAAGGGACCCGCGGTGGCCCAGGGCAACGGGGCTCCCGCCAGCAACAGGGCGGCTGACACAGTGGAGCTGGCTGAGCTGGGACCCCTGCTCGAGGAGAAGGGCAAGCGGGCGGTCACCAGCCCAACCAAA GCCGAGGAGGAACAGGCCTGCCCGGGGccgcaggaggaggaggaggaggtgcgaGTGCTCACGCTGCCCCTGCAGGCTCACCACGCCATGGAGAAGATGGAGGAGTTCGTGTACAAG GTCTGGGAGGGCCGCTGGAGGGTCATCCCGTACGACGTGCTCCCGGACTGGCTGAAGGATAACGACTACCTGCTGCATGGCCACCGGCCGCCCATGCCCTCCTTCCGCGCCTGCTTCAGGAGCATCTTCCGCATCCACACGGAGACGGGCAACATCTGGACCCACCTGCTCG GTTTTgtgctgtttctctttctgggaaTCCTGACCATGCTGAGACCGAACATGTACTTCATGGCCCCCCTTCAGGAGAAGGTGGTGTTCGGGATGTTCTTCCTGGGAGCAGTGCTCTGCCTCAGCTTCTCCTGGCTCTTTCACACCGTCTATTGTCATTCAGAGAAAGTCTCCCGGACTTTCTCCAA GCTGGACTATTCAGGGATCGCCCTCCTGATCATGGGGAGCTTCGTGCCCTGGCTCTACTACTCCTTCTACTGCTCCCCACAGCCGCGGCTCATCTACCTCTCCATTGTCTGCGTCCTGGGCATCTCCGCCATCATCGTGGCGCAGTGGGACCGGTTTGCCACGCCTAAGCACCGGCAGACACGAGCAG GGGTGTTTCTGGGGCTTGGCCTGAGCGGCGTCGTGCCTACCATGCACTTCACAATCGCGGAGGGCTTCGTCAAGGCCACCACAGTGGGCCAGATGGGCTGGTTCTTCCTCATGGCTGTGATGTACATCACCGGAGCCGGCCTCTATGCCGCACGCATTCCTGAGCGCTTCTTCCCTGGAAAGTTTGACATATGG TTCCAGTCTCATCAGATCTTCCATGTCCTGGTGGTGGCGGCCGCCTTCGTCCACTTCTATGGGGTCTCCAACCTTCAGGAGTTCCGATACGGCCTGGAAGGGGGCTGTACTGACGACTCCCTCCTCTGA